From the genome of Deltaproteobacteria bacterium, one region includes:
- a CDS encoding fumarylacetoacetate hydrolase family protein: MKLVTFGLKGSKERQPMVGVILDEDIILNLQPAAALYLKELEKEKDPYLLAGQLIPADMVGFLRHGKSAMNLARRTIKAIAKWQKTEKKGLKGLRREPLFFPSSRVVLKAPVPRPGKIIAMGLNFRDHAAENKVPIPEIPVGFLKASSSVIGPYDPVPYPQSTSQLDYEIELSIVIGKKGKDISKEKAFDYVAGYTIMNDLSARDIQAKEMEKKLILLAKSLDAFGPMGPYLVTQDEIADPHNLGMELWVNKESEPRQRSSTNQLIFKIPDLIAYWSKMTLEPGDVITSGTPGGVAIFRQPDPERWLLKPGDVVEAKIESLGFIRNTIVTDFP; this comes from the coding sequence ATGAAATTGGTAACTTTTGGTTTAAAAGGCAGCAAAGAAAGACAACCCATGGTGGGAGTTATTCTCGATGAGGATATCATATTAAATTTACAACCGGCTGCAGCGCTCTATCTGAAAGAGTTAGAAAAAGAGAAAGATCCTTACCTGCTGGCCGGCCAGCTCATTCCTGCCGACATGGTTGGTTTTTTAAGACATGGGAAGTCGGCCATGAACCTGGCTCGCCGCACTATAAAGGCCATAGCAAAATGGCAAAAGACGGAGAAGAAAGGTCTGAAAGGACTTCGCCGGGAACCCCTATTCTTTCCTTCATCAAGAGTCGTTCTGAAGGCCCCTGTACCCCGGCCGGGGAAGATCATTGCCATGGGCCTGAATTTCCGTGATCATGCCGCAGAAAATAAAGTCCCCATTCCGGAAATACCAGTAGGCTTCCTCAAGGCCTCTTCATCGGTGATCGGCCCTTATGACCCAGTCCCTTATCCTCAATCTACCAGCCAACTGGACTATGAAATTGAGCTATCCATCGTGATCGGGAAAAAGGGGAAAGATATTTCCAAAGAAAAGGCCTTCGACTATGTTGCTGGTTATACCATCATGAATGATCTCAGCGCCAGGGACATTCAAGCCAAGGAAATGGAAAAGAAGCTCATCCTCCTGGCCAAAAGCCTGGATGCTTTCGGCCCTATGGGGCCTTATCTGGTCACTCAGGATGAAATTGCCGATCCCCATAATTTAGGAATGGAGCTATGGGTCAATAAAGAGTCGGAACCAAGGCAAAGATCCTCCACTAACCAGCTGATCTTCAAGATTCCCGACCTGATTGCCTACTGGTCTAAAATGACTCTGGAGCCAGGAGATGTAATTACCTCTGGAACCCCCGGGGGGGTTGCTATATTCCGGCAGCCAGATCCGGAACGTTGGTTGTTGAAACCAGGAGATGTGGTCGAAGCCAAAATCGAGAGCCTGGGGTTCATTAGAAATACCATTGTGACGGATTTCCCTTGA
- a CDS encoding DUF1841 family protein, whose amino-acid sequence MEDETRIELKKLSGEHSHLLWKIAKTGDLSTLSPENKKLAEIMLEHEEYHNQFEIADLLSEHEYDVDNETNPFLHVTMHAIAETQLENRDPIEVYQFYNAMRKKKASHHEAVHLICVVLAPLIFKTVREKKVFDLEEYRSQLKSYKHMKPEKIFSSLEKQEDSVDD is encoded by the coding sequence ATGGAAGACGAAACCAGAATAGAGTTAAAAAAGCTTTCCGGCGAACATTCCCATTTATTGTGGAAAATCGCCAAAACGGGTGATCTAAGCACGCTGTCCCCGGAAAATAAAAAGTTGGCTGAAATCATGTTGGAGCATGAAGAATATCACAATCAATTCGAGATTGCTGATCTTTTAAGCGAACACGAGTATGACGTCGATAATGAAACCAATCCTTTTCTTCATGTCACCATGCATGCCATAGCGGAGACCCAACTGGAAAACAGGGACCCCATCGAAGTTTACCAGTTTTACAACGCCATGAGAAAAAAGAAAGCTTCCCATCATGAGGCTGTGCATCTCATATGTGTGGTACTCGCCCCGTTAATTTTTAAAACGGTCCGGGAGAAAAAGGTGTTTGATTTAGAAGAATATAGATCCCAGCTCAAGAGTTATAAGCATATGAAACCGGAAAAAATATTCAGTTCACTGGAAAAACAGGAAGATTCTGTAGATGATTGA